In a single window of the Gossypium hirsutum isolate 1008001.06 chromosome D02, Gossypium_hirsutum_v2.1, whole genome shotgun sequence genome:
- the LOC121214540 gene encoding uncharacterized protein: protein MLFMKKKDGNLRLCIDYRQLNKLTINNKYSLPRIDNLFEQFWGASVFSKIDIRSGYYQLKDEYNEHLRVVLQVFREKQLYVKLSMCEFWLYKVVFLGHVISAEGIQVDPKKVEVILDWKPSRIVSKVRSFLRLVGYYRHFIEGFSSTTAPLTKLLQKNTTFEWTNKRQKCFEKMKLVLTEAPVFTQSSDGQSERVIQIFEDMLRNCVIHFGGNWDRHLSLAKFVYNNSYRKSIQITPFEPLYGRRCRTPICRSNMKEKRNLGTELVREDEDKARLKVLKFAQKGKLNPRFIGPYEITEWIGPVVYHLLLAPKLKCIHDVFHVSILRKYKSDPSHVVPIEEIEVRSDLLYKETHTI, encoded by the exons ATGTTGTtcatgaagaagaaggatgggaatTTGAGgctgtgcatcgattatcgccaacTGAATAAGTTGACCATCAACAATAAGTATTCACTACCAAGGATTGATAATCTGTTTGAGCAATTTTGGGGAGCTTCAGTTTTCTCGAAGATTGATATAAggtctgggtattatcagttgaag GATGAGTATAATGAGCACTTGAGAGTGGTTCTGCAAGTTTTTCGGgagaaacagttgtatgtgaAGCTGAGCatgtgtgagttttggctttatAAGGTGGTTTTTCTGGGTCATGTCATTTCAGCTGAGggtattcaggttgatccgaAAAAGGTTGAGGtgattttggattggaagccatCGAGGATTGTTTCTAAGGTAAGAAGTTTCTTGAGGTTAGTTGGTTATTACCGTCACTTTATAGAAGGGTTCTCGAGCACTACTGCTCCTTTGACAAAGTTGCTTCAAAAGAACACTACCTTTGAGTGGACTAATAAGAGGCAAAAGTGCTTTGAGAAGATGAAATTGGTTTTGACCGAAGCACCTGTGTTTACACAGTCG tccgatggtcagtcagaaagggtgATACAAATATTTGAGGACATGCTTCGTAATTGTGTTATCCACTTCGGAGGTAACTGGGATCGTCACTTGTCGTTAGCCaagtttgtgtataataatagctatcgGAAGAGTATTCAAATTACACCGTTCGAGCCTTTGTATGGTCGAAGGTGTAGGACTCCTATATGTCGGTCCAATATGAAGGAGAAGAGGAACTTAGGTACGGAGTTGGTTCGAGAGGATGAGGATAAGGCGAGACTT aaagttttaaaGTTTGCACAGAAGGGTAAGCTTAATCCGAGGTTCATTGGCCCTTATGAGATTACCGAGTGGATTGGACCAGTTGTTTATCATTTGTTGTTGGCGCCTAAGCTAAAGTGTATTCATGATGTCTTCCATGTCTCCATACTACGGAAGTACAAATCTGATCCTTCTCATGTTGTTCctattgaggagatcgaggttcgGTCTgatcttttgtacaaggagacaCATACAATCTAG